A single genomic interval of Acidovorax sp. 1608163 harbors:
- a CDS encoding RidA family protein yields MPTRDVVFPAGRQALYERNRYSPAVRANGFLFVSGQVGSREDGSPEPDVAAQVRLAFTNLNAVLQAAGCTFDDVVDVTMFVVNPEANFDTVWGIVPEFWGEAPYPTLTGIGVTWLYGFQFEIKVVAKLP; encoded by the coding sequence ATGCCCACCCGTGACGTCGTGTTTCCCGCAGGCCGCCAGGCGCTGTACGAGCGCAACCGCTATTCGCCCGCCGTGCGCGCCAATGGCTTTCTGTTTGTCTCTGGCCAGGTCGGCAGCCGCGAAGACGGCTCGCCCGAACCCGATGTGGCCGCCCAGGTGCGCCTGGCATTCACCAACCTCAACGCCGTGCTGCAAGCGGCAGGCTGCACGTTTGACGACGTGGTGGACGTGACGATGTTCGTGGTGAACCCCGAGGCGAACTTCGACACCGTCTGGGGCATCGTGCCCGAGTTCTGGGGCGAGGCGCCCTACCCCACACTCACCGGCATCGGGGTGACGTGGCTGTATGGGTTTCAGTTTGAGATCAAGGTGGTGGCGAAGCTGCCGTGA
- a CDS encoding LysR family transcriptional regulator: protein MDRFDALQAFARVVESGSFTKAAHTLGMGRTTVTQLVQQLEARLRVKLLHRTTRSVQLTADGAAYYQRVVRLLADLEEADASLSSAVAAPRGRLRVDVPSPLASLVLIPALPAFHAQYPDIQLHLGVSDRVVDMVSDKVDCVVRGGTLTNPSLIARHVGDLVLRVYAAPSYLQRCGAPQHPTELEGPHHHTVGFVWARTGKPLPFAMRRGHEQVQAQGRYVCAVDDGNAYLAAGLAGLGVLWLPDYMARAHVEAGALKPLFADWQMEAMPMSVAYPPHRHVSAKLRVFIDWIVGLMAQHAPMQRAVDAAPAVYKPKQP from the coding sequence ATGGACCGTTTTGACGCTCTGCAGGCCTTTGCCCGCGTTGTGGAATCGGGCAGCTTCACCAAAGCCGCCCACACCTTGGGCATGGGCCGCACCACCGTGACCCAGCTGGTGCAGCAACTCGAAGCCCGCCTGCGTGTGAAGCTGCTGCACCGCACCACGCGCAGCGTGCAGCTCACCGCCGATGGCGCCGCTTACTACCAGCGGGTGGTGCGCCTGCTGGCGGATCTGGAGGAGGCGGACGCCAGCCTCTCCAGCGCCGTGGCCGCGCCCCGGGGGCGGTTGCGGGTGGATGTGCCCAGCCCGCTGGCCAGCCTCGTTCTCATCCCCGCACTGCCCGCCTTCCATGCCCAATACCCTGATATCCAGCTGCACCTGGGCGTCAGCGACCGGGTGGTGGACATGGTGAGTGACAAGGTCGATTGCGTGGTGCGTGGCGGCACCCTCACCAACCCCTCGCTCATCGCGCGCCATGTGGGCGATCTGGTCTTGCGCGTCTATGCCGCCCCCAGCTACCTGCAGCGCTGCGGTGCGCCACAGCACCCTACGGAGCTGGAGGGGCCGCACCACCACACGGTGGGCTTTGTGTGGGCCCGCACCGGCAAACCCCTGCCGTTTGCCATGCGCCGGGGCCACGAGCAAGTGCAGGCCCAGGGGCGCTATGTGTGTGCGGTGGATGACGGCAATGCCTACCTGGCTGCAGGCCTGGCGGGCCTGGGGGTGCTGTGGCTGCCCGACTACATGGCACGGGCGCATGTGGAGGCTGGCGCCTTGAAGCCCTTGTTTGCCGATTGGCAAATGGAGGCGATGCCGATGTCCGTGGCCTATCCGCCGCACCGCCACGTCAGCGCCAAGCTGCGCGTCTTCATTGACTGGATCGTTGGGCTGATGGCGCAGCATGCGCCGATGCAGCGGGCGGTGGATGCGGCACCGGCCGTTTACAAACCCAAACAACCGTAA
- a CDS encoding zinc ribbon domain-containing protein — MPTYDYACAECGGFDAFRTLADRNEPAACPDCGAASPRVFATAPRLALMSATTRSAMATNERARHEPQRSGDYARLKHPAGCGCCSSPSTRKATVTAPSGAKAFPSKRPWMISH; from the coding sequence ATGCCCACCTACGACTACGCCTGTGCCGAGTGCGGCGGCTTCGATGCCTTTCGCACGCTGGCCGACCGCAACGAGCCCGCCGCCTGCCCTGACTGCGGGGCCGCATCGCCCCGCGTGTTTGCCACGGCGCCGCGCTTGGCGCTGATGAGCGCCACCACCCGCAGCGCCATGGCCACCAACGAGCGTGCGCGGCATGAGCCGCAGCGCTCAGGTGACTACGCCCGCCTCAAGCACCCCGCAGGGTGTGGCTGCTGCTCTTCACCGTCCACGCGCAAGGCCACGGTGACAGCGCCTAGTGGCGCCAAAGCGTTCCCAAGCAAGCGGCCCTGGATGATTTCCCATTGA
- the fmdA gene encoding formamidase produces MAETLIKVDLSKSPTENENIHNRWHPDIPMACWVNPGDEFVLETFDWTGGFIQNNDSADDVRDIDLTTVHYLSGPVGVKGAEPGDLLVVDLLDIGAKQDSLWGFNGFFSKNNGGGFLTEHFPQAQKSIWDFHGMFTSSRHVPGVKYAGLIHPGLIGCLPDRKMLEQWNAREQALIDSAPTAGLANPPSAGTAHMGRLTGDAKAKAAAEGARTVPPREHGGNCDIKDLSRGSKVFFPVYVDGAGLSVGDLHFSQGDGEITFCGAIEMAGWVHMKVTLIKGGMAKYGIKNPIFKPSPITPTYNDYLIFEGISVDEAGKQYYLDVNVAYRQACLNAIEYLKKFGYSGAQAYSILGTAPVQGHISGVVDVPNACATLWLPTQIFDFDINPSAAGPIKHLDGSIAMPLSPDLV; encoded by the coding sequence ATGGCTGAAACCCTGATCAAGGTCGATCTGAGCAAGTCGCCCACCGAAAACGAAAACATCCACAACCGCTGGCACCCCGACATTCCCATGGCCTGCTGGGTCAATCCGGGCGACGAGTTTGTGCTGGAGACGTTTGACTGGACGGGCGGCTTCATCCAAAACAACGACAGCGCTGACGACGTGCGCGACATTGACCTGACCACGGTGCATTACCTGAGCGGCCCCGTGGGCGTTAAGGGTGCCGAGCCGGGCGACCTGCTGGTGGTGGACCTGCTGGACATTGGCGCCAAGCAAGACAGCCTGTGGGGCTTCAATGGCTTTTTCAGCAAGAACAATGGCGGCGGTTTTTTGACCGAGCACTTCCCGCAGGCGCAGAAGTCCATCTGGGACTTTCATGGCATGTTCACCAGCTCGCGCCATGTGCCGGGTGTGAAGTACGCCGGGTTGATCCACCCCGGCCTGATCGGCTGCCTGCCCGACCGCAAGATGCTGGAGCAGTGGAATGCGCGCGAGCAGGCGCTCATCGACTCTGCGCCCACGGCTGGGCTGGCCAATCCACCCTCGGCAGGCACCGCGCACATGGGCCGCCTCACGGGCGATGCCAAGGCCAAGGCCGCTGCCGAGGGCGCGCGCACCGTGCCGCCACGCGAGCATGGAGGCAACTGTGACATCAAGGACCTGTCGCGCGGCTCCAAGGTGTTCTTTCCGGTGTATGTGGACGGTGCGGGCCTGAGCGTGGGCGACCTGCACTTCAGCCAGGGCGATGGCGAGATCACGTTCTGCGGCGCTATCGAGATGGCAGGCTGGGTGCACATGAAGGTCACCCTGATCAAAGGCGGCATGGCCAAGTACGGCATCAAGAACCCCATCTTCAAGCCCAGCCCCATCACGCCCACTTACAACGACTACCTGATCTTTGAAGGCATCAGCGTGGACGAGGCGGGCAAGCAGTACTACCTGGACGTGAACGTGGCCTACCGCCAGGCCTGTCTGAACGCCATCGAGTACCTCAAGAAATTTGGCTACTCCGGCGCGCAGGCGTATTCCATTTTGGGCACGGCACCTGTGCAGGGCCACATCAGCGGCGTGGTGGACGTGCCCAACGCTTGCGCCACGCTGTGGCTGCCCACGCAGATTTTTGACTTTGACATCAATCCGAGTGCGGCGGGGCCCATCAAGCATCTGGATGGCTCCATTGCCATGCCGTTGTCGCCCGACCTGGTCTGA
- the metH gene encoding methionine synthase has translation MKLSGLEPVSIGEGTLFVNVGERTNVTGSKAFARMILNGQYEEALAVARQQVENGAQVIDINMDEAMLDSKAAMVRFLQLIASEPDIARVPIMVDSSKWEVIEAGLRCVQGKGIVNSISMKEGVDKFKHEARLVRRYGAAAVVMAFDETGQADTYERKIEICERAYRILVDEVGFPPEDIIFDPNIFAVATGIEEHNNYAVDFIEATRWIKQNLPGAKVSGGVSNVSFSFRGNDPVREAIHTVFLYHAIKAGMDMGIVNAGMVGVYDDLEPVLRERVEDVVLNRRPDAGERLVEIAETAKSGAKDESKKLEWRGTPDNPKTVGERLSHALVHGITDFITEDTEEAYRAILAKGGRPLHVIEGPLMDGMNVVGDLFGAGKMFLPQVVKSARVMKQAVAHLIPYIEEEKRQDELAGRDVRSKGKIIIATVKGDVHDIGKNIVTVVLQCNNFEVVNMGVMVPCHEILARAKVEGADIVGLSGLITPSLEEMQYVAGEMQKDDHFRIKKIPLLIGGATTSRVHTAVKIAPHYEGPVVYVPDASRSVSVAQSLLGDGVQSYVDELNADYDKVRTQHANKKATPLWPLAKIRANKTPVDWSAYQPAVPRALGRRVFKNFDLAELAKYIDWGPFFQTWDLAGPYPAILTDEIVGVEATRVFADGQAMLKKIIEGRWLTASGVMALLPANSVNDDDIEFYTDDTRTEVAMTWYGLRQQAEKHTIDGVTRPSRCLADFVAPKESGIADYAGLFAVTAGLGIEKKEKAFIDALDDYSAIMFKSLADRLAEAFAEALHHRVRTDLWGYAAGEALSNDDMIAEKYHGIRPAPGYPACPDHSAKSELFRVLQAEEIGMTLTESLAMMPAASVSGFYIGHLEAVYFNVGKIGEDQLHDMAQRRGMDEKVLERLLAPNL, from the coding sequence ATGAAACTCTCTGGCCTGGAGCCCGTCTCCATTGGCGAGGGCACCCTGTTCGTCAACGTGGGCGAGCGCACCAACGTCACCGGCTCCAAGGCGTTCGCGCGCATGATTTTGAACGGCCAGTACGAAGAAGCCCTGGCCGTGGCCCGCCAGCAGGTGGAAAACGGCGCGCAGGTCATCGACATCAACATGGACGAGGCCATGCTCGACAGCAAGGCCGCCATGGTGCGCTTTCTGCAGCTCATCGCGTCCGAGCCCGACATCGCGCGCGTGCCCATCATGGTGGACTCCTCCAAGTGGGAGGTGATCGAGGCCGGCCTGCGTTGCGTGCAGGGCAAGGGCATCGTGAACTCCATCTCCATGAAGGAGGGTGTGGACAAGTTCAAGCACGAGGCTCGCCTGGTGCGCCGCTATGGCGCCGCAGCGGTGGTGATGGCGTTTGACGAAACAGGCCAGGCCGACACCTACGAGCGCAAGATCGAAATCTGCGAGCGCGCCTACCGCATCCTGGTCGATGAAGTCGGCTTCCCGCCCGAAGACATCATCTTCGACCCCAACATCTTTGCCGTGGCCACCGGCATTGAAGAGCACAACAACTACGCCGTCGATTTCATCGAAGCCACGCGCTGGATCAAGCAGAACCTGCCGGGTGCCAAAGTGTCGGGCGGCGTGTCCAACGTGTCGTTCAGCTTCCGTGGCAACGACCCGGTGCGCGAGGCCATCCACACCGTGTTCCTGTACCACGCCATCAAGGCCGGGATGGACATGGGCATCGTCAACGCGGGCATGGTGGGCGTGTACGACGACCTGGAGCCCGTGCTGCGCGAGCGTGTGGAAGACGTGGTGCTCAACCGCCGTCCCGACGCGGGTGAGCGCCTGGTCGAGATCGCCGAAACCGCCAAGAGCGGCGCCAAGGACGAGAGCAAAAAGCTTGAATGGCGCGGCACGCCGGACAACCCCAAGACCGTGGGTGAGCGCTTGAGCCACGCCCTGGTGCACGGCATCACCGACTTCATCACCGAAGACACCGAAGAGGCCTACCGCGCCATCCTGGCCAAGGGTGGGCGCCCGCTGCACGTGATCGAAGGCCCGCTCATGGACGGCATGAACGTGGTGGGCGATCTGTTCGGCGCGGGCAAGATGTTCCTGCCCCAGGTGGTGAAAAGCGCGCGCGTGATGAAGCAGGCCGTGGCCCACCTGATCCCCTACATCGAAGAAGAAAAGCGCCAGGACGAACTGGCCGGGCGTGATGTGCGCAGCAAGGGCAAGATCATCATCGCCACCGTCAAGGGCGACGTGCACGACATCGGCAAGAACATCGTCACCGTGGTCCTGCAGTGCAACAACTTTGAGGTGGTGAACATGGGCGTGATGGTGCCCTGCCACGAGATTTTGGCGCGCGCCAAGGTCGAGGGGGCCGACATCGTGGGCCTGTCGGGCCTGATCACCCCCAGCCTCGAAGAGATGCAGTACGTGGCCGGCGAGATGCAGAAGGACGACCACTTCCGCATCAAGAAGATCCCGCTGCTCATCGGTGGCGCCACCACCAGCCGCGTGCACACCGCCGTCAAGATCGCTCCGCATTACGAAGGCCCCGTGGTCTACGTGCCCGATGCCTCGCGCAGCGTGAGCGTGGCGCAAAGCCTGCTGGGCGACGGCGTGCAGAGCTACGTGGATGAGCTGAACGCCGACTACGACAAGGTGCGCACCCAGCACGCCAACAAAAAGGCCACGCCCCTGTGGCCCCTGGCCAAGATCCGCGCCAACAAGACGCCCGTGGACTGGTCGGCCTACCAGCCCGCCGTGCCCCGCGCGCTGGGCCGCCGCGTGTTCAAGAACTTCGACCTGGCCGAGCTGGCCAAGTACATCGACTGGGGCCCGTTCTTCCAGACCTGGGACCTGGCCGGCCCGTACCCCGCCATCCTCACGGACGAGATCGTGGGCGTGGAAGCTACGCGTGTGTTTGCCGATGGGCAGGCCATGCTCAAGAAGATCATCGAAGGCCGGTGGCTCACAGCCAGCGGCGTGATGGCGCTGCTGCCCGCCAACAGCGTGAACGACGACGACATCGAGTTCTACACCGACGACACCCGCACCGAAGTGGCCATGACCTGGTACGGCCTGCGCCAGCAGGCCGAGAAACACACCATCGACGGCGTGACCCGCCCGAGCCGCTGCCTGGCCGACTTTGTGGCGCCCAAGGAGAGCGGCATTGCCGACTACGCCGGCCTGTTCGCCGTGACGGCGGGCCTCGGGATCGAAAAGAAGGAAAAAGCCTTCATCGACGCGCTGGACGACTACTCCGCCATCATGTTCAAGAGCCTGGCCGACCGCCTGGCCGAAGCCTTTGCCGAAGCCCTGCACCACCGCGTGCGCACCGACCTGTGGGGCTATGCCGCCGGTGAAGCGCTGAGCAACGACGACATGATTGCCGAGAAGTACCACGGCATCCGCCCCGCGCCCGGCTACCCCGCTTGCCCGGACCACAGCGCCAAAAGCGAGCTGTTCCGCGTGCTGCAGGCCGAGGAGATCGGCATGACCCTGACCGAAAGCCTGGCCATGATGCCCGCCGCCAGCGTGAGCGGCTTCTACATCGGCCACCTCGAGGCGGTGTACTTCAACGTCGGCAAGATCGGTGAAGACCAGTTGCACGACATGGCCCAGCGCCGGGGCATGGACGAGAAGGTGTTGGAGCGGTTGTTGGCGCCGAACTTGTAA
- the cas1 gene encoding type II CRISPR-associated endonuclease Cas1, which translates to MVGRIVEIADDRRHLFVHRGFMVVKDTEGERKELGQVPLDDIAAVIANAHGLTYTNNLLVALAERGAPFVLCGANHNAIGMLLTLDGHHVQAKRIEAQWAAALPLHKRLWAAVVKCKLEQQAAALEAAGAPTAPLQALVGKVKSGDPENIEGQGARRYWGLLFGPEFRRDQDGDGVNALLNYGYTILRSATARAVVAAGLHPSIGLHHSNDANAMRLVDDLMEPFRPMVDLKVWQLHQAAESHVTPDTKRALVRVLYDDMPTAVGVTPVMVCMQRLATSLAQVYLGERTRLDLPLPGLPLSLAGSFEAD; encoded by the coding sequence ATGGTAGGTCGCATCGTCGAAATCGCAGACGATAGGAGGCACCTGTTTGTGCACCGCGGCTTCATGGTGGTGAAAGACACCGAAGGCGAGCGCAAAGAACTGGGACAGGTGCCGCTGGATGACATTGCTGCCGTCATTGCCAACGCCCACGGCCTCACCTACACCAACAACCTGCTGGTCGCACTGGCAGAGCGGGGTGCGCCCTTTGTGCTGTGCGGTGCCAACCACAACGCCATCGGCATGCTGCTGACGCTGGATGGCCACCATGTGCAGGCCAAGCGCATCGAGGCCCAGTGGGCGGCTGCGCTGCCATTACACAAGCGCCTGTGGGCTGCAGTTGTCAAATGCAAGCTGGAGCAGCAGGCCGCAGCGCTGGAGGCTGCAGGCGCACCCACGGCACCTTTGCAGGCGCTGGTGGGCAAAGTCAAAAGCGGCGACCCCGAGAACATCGAAGGCCAAGGTGCCCGCCGCTACTGGGGCTTGCTGTTTGGCCCAGAGTTTCGACGCGATCAGGATGGCGATGGCGTCAACGCACTGCTCAACTACGGCTACACCATCCTGCGCTCTGCTACAGCACGTGCCGTGGTGGCTGCGGGCTTGCATCCCAGCATCGGCCTGCACCACAGCAACGACGCCAACGCCATGCGCCTGGTGGATGACCTGATGGAGCCGTTTCGCCCGATGGTGGACTTGAAGGTATGGCAGCTGCATCAGGCTGCCGAGTCGCATGTCACCCCGGACACCAAGCGCGCTTTGGTGCGCGTGCTGTACGACGACATGCCCACGGCTGTAGGTGTCACGCCCGTGATGGTGTGCATGCAGCGCCTTGCCACTTCACTGGCGCAGGTGTACCTGGGTGAACGCACCAGACTGGATTTGCCTTTGCCTGGCTTGCCCTTGTCGCTGGCTGGCAGTTTTGAGGCGGACTGA
- the cas9 gene encoding type II CRISPR RNA-guided endonuclease Cas9 (Cas9, originally named Csn1, is the large, multifunctional signature protein of type II CRISPR/Cas systems. It is well known even to general audiences because its RNA-guided endonuclease activity has made it a popular tool for custom editing of eukaryotic genomes.): MALTGAYRLALDLGSTSVGWALFRLNAAAAPTAIIRSGVRIFSDGRNPKDGSSLAVTRRAARAMRRRRDRLLKRKSRMLGQLVRHGFFPADEAARKELERLNPYQLRAKGLREALTPGEFARALFHINQRRGFQSNRKTDRKDNDSGALKQAIHQLRQHMAASGCRTLGEWFWQVRMQQRPEGVAKQGVRARYRETPYTNDEGKKRIDKSYDLYVDRAMIAQEFDALWAAQAALQPALFTEAARADLRDTLLHQRPLRPVRPGRCTLLPDEERTPLALPSTQRFRILQEVNHLRLLDDTLREVPLTLAQRDAVVAALETKNKLSFDQIRKLLKLSGSVQFNLQDAKRTELKGNATSTVLARKELFGPAWAGFVPELQDDIVWQIVNEEGEGTLMAWLQQHTGVDEARAEAIANVALPEGYGSLSRKALARIVPELLRGVITYDKAVQAAGFAHHSDLGFDFDHDSDEVEQVGERTIASTGEIKPVYAFKELPYYGRALQRHVAFAKDNPRNDEERYGKIANPTVHIGLNQVRVVVNALIRRYGRPAEIVVELARDLKQSREQKQEAQKKQADNQRRNARIRERIAETLGLSPERVRASDIQKWILWEELSFDVADRRCPYSGVQISAAMLLSEQVEIEHILPFSQTLDDSLNNRTVAMRQANRIKRNRTPWAARADFEAQGWSYEGILQRAERMPLRKRYRFAPDGYERWLGEDKDFLARALNDTRYLSRVAASYLRLVCPQGVRVIPGQMTAMLRAKFGLNDVLGLGGEKNRNDHRHHAVDACVIGVTDQGLLQRFAQANAQAREGGLIRLVESMPLPWDTYRDHVERAVRHIWVSHKPDHGFEGAMMEETSYGIHKDGTIKQRRKADGSAGREVTNLIRIAEPAQPTRHGVDAQGQPLPYKGYVGGSNYCIEITRNEQGKWEGAVISTFKAYGIVQAAGWAQLRNPTQGQNGQPLVMRLVIGDSVRLEVDVREQTMRIVKIYGNTGQIFMAPVHEANVDARNSDKQDAFAYTSKYAGSMQKAKARQVTISPAGELRDLGFQG, from the coding sequence ATGGCTTTGACGGGTGCGTATCGTTTGGCTCTAGATTTGGGGTCCACTTCTGTGGGCTGGGCTCTGTTCAGACTGAATGCTGCGGCAGCGCCAACCGCCATCATCCGCTCAGGCGTGCGTATTTTCAGCGATGGCCGCAATCCAAAGGATGGGTCGTCCCTCGCCGTCACTCGCCGCGCTGCCCGCGCCATGCGCCGCCGCCGTGACCGGTTGCTCAAGCGCAAATCCCGCATGCTGGGCCAGCTGGTACGCCATGGGTTTTTTCCGGCGGATGAGGCTGCGCGCAAGGAGTTGGAGCGGCTCAACCCCTATCAGCTTCGGGCCAAGGGCCTGCGCGAAGCGCTGACCCCCGGCGAGTTTGCCCGTGCACTGTTCCACATCAACCAGCGCCGGGGCTTTCAAAGCAACCGCAAGACCGACCGCAAGGACAACGACAGCGGCGCGCTCAAGCAAGCCATCCACCAGTTGCGCCAGCACATGGCGGCCAGCGGTTGCCGCACGCTAGGCGAATGGTTTTGGCAAGTGCGCATGCAGCAGCGGCCCGAAGGGGTGGCTAAGCAGGGCGTGCGGGCGCGCTACCGTGAAACGCCCTACACCAACGATGAGGGCAAAAAGCGCATCGACAAAAGCTACGACCTGTACGTAGACCGCGCCATGATTGCGCAGGAGTTTGATGCGCTGTGGGCTGCCCAGGCTGCACTGCAGCCAGCGCTGTTCACCGAGGCAGCGCGTGCCGATTTGCGCGATACCTTGCTGCACCAGCGCCCGCTGCGCCCCGTGCGCCCTGGCCGCTGCACCTTGCTGCCTGATGAGGAGCGCACACCGCTGGCCTTGCCCAGCACCCAGCGCTTTCGCATCTTGCAGGAGGTGAACCACCTGCGCCTGCTGGACGACACGCTGCGCGAGGTGCCGCTGACGCTGGCCCAGCGCGACGCGGTGGTGGCCGCGCTGGAAACCAAAAACAAGCTCAGCTTTGACCAGATTCGCAAGCTGCTGAAGCTGTCGGGTTCGGTGCAGTTCAATCTGCAAGATGCCAAGCGCACTGAACTCAAAGGCAACGCCACCAGCACAGTGTTGGCGCGCAAAGAGCTGTTTGGTCCCGCATGGGCAGGCTTTGTGCCAGAGCTGCAGGACGACATCGTCTGGCAGATCGTGAATGAAGAAGGCGAAGGCACTCTGATGGCCTGGCTGCAGCAGCACACGGGGGTGGATGAAGCCCGTGCCGAGGCCATTGCCAACGTCGCCCTGCCAGAAGGCTACGGCAGCCTGAGCCGCAAGGCCCTGGCGCGCATCGTGCCGGAGTTGCTGCGGGGCGTGATCACCTACGACAAGGCGGTGCAGGCTGCCGGGTTTGCGCACCACAGCGACCTGGGTTTTGACTTTGACCACGACAGCGATGAGGTAGAGCAGGTGGGCGAGCGCACCATCGCATCCACTGGCGAAATCAAGCCCGTGTATGCCTTCAAAGAGCTGCCCTACTATGGCCGCGCACTGCAGCGCCATGTGGCCTTTGCCAAAGACAACCCGCGCAATGACGAAGAGCGCTACGGCAAGATTGCCAACCCCACGGTGCACATCGGCCTGAACCAGGTGCGGGTGGTGGTGAATGCCTTGATCCGCCGCTATGGCCGCCCTGCCGAGATCGTGGTAGAGCTGGCGCGGGACTTGAAGCAAAGCCGCGAGCAAAAGCAGGAGGCGCAAAAAAAGCAGGCCGACAACCAGCGCCGCAATGCCCGCATCCGCGAACGTATTGCCGAGACCTTGGGTCTCAGTCCCGAGCGCGTGCGCGCCAGCGACATCCAGAAATGGATCTTGTGGGAAGAACTGAGCTTTGATGTTGCCGACCGCCGCTGCCCCTACAGCGGCGTGCAAATCAGCGCCGCCATGCTGCTGAGCGAGCAGGTGGAAATTGAGCACATCCTGCCGTTCTCGCAGACGCTGGACGACAGCCTGAACAACCGCACCGTGGCCATGCGCCAGGCCAACCGCATCAAGCGCAACCGCACCCCTTGGGCAGCGCGCGCCGACTTTGAAGCACAGGGCTGGAGCTATGAAGGCATCTTGCAGCGTGCCGAGCGCATGCCCTTGCGCAAGCGCTACCGCTTTGCACCCGATGGATACGAGCGCTGGCTGGGCGAGGACAAGGATTTTCTGGCCCGTGCGCTGAACGACACGCGATACCTGTCACGCGTGGCCGCCAGCTACTTGCGGCTGGTGTGCCCACAGGGCGTGCGGGTGATTCCAGGGCAGATGACGGCGATGCTGCGCGCCAAGTTTGGCCTGAACGATGTGTTGGGGCTGGGTGGTGAAAAAAACCGCAACGACCACCGCCACCACGCCGTCGATGCGTGCGTGATCGGCGTGACAGACCAGGGCCTGCTGCAGCGCTTTGCCCAAGCCAACGCCCAGGCCCGCGAAGGCGGTTTGATCCGTTTGGTAGAGAGCATGCCCCTGCCATGGGACACCTACCGCGACCATGTGGAGCGCGCCGTGCGGCACATCTGGGTGAGCCACAAGCCCGACCATGGTTTTGAGGGCGCAATGATGGAGGAAACCTCGTACGGCATCCACAAAGACGGCACCATCAAGCAACGCCGCAAAGCCGATGGCAGCGCTGGGCGCGAGGTCACCAACCTCATCCGCATTGCAGAGCCTGCACAGCCCACGCGCCATGGCGTGGACGCCCAAGGGCAACCATTGCCTTACAAGGGCTATGTGGGAGGCAGCAACTACTGCATTGAAATCACCCGCAACGAGCAGGGCAAGTGGGAGGGGGCGGTGATTTCCACCTTCAAGGCCTATGGCATCGTGCAGGCCGCAGGTTGGGCGCAACTGCGCAACCCCACGCAGGGACAGAACGGGCAACCATTGGTCATGAGGCTGGTGATTGGCGACAGTGTGCGGTTGGAGGTGGACGTGCGAGAACAGACGATGCGTATCGTCAAAATCTACGGCAACACTGGGCAGATTTTCATGGCCCCTGTGCATGAGGCCAACGTAGATGCGCGAAACAGTGACAAGCAAGACGCCTTCGCCTACACATCCAAGTACGCAGGCTCCATGCAAAAGGCCAAGGCAAGGCAAGTCACCATCTCTCCCGCGGGTGAGCTGCGCGACCTGGGCTTTCAGGGCTGA
- the cas2 gene encoding CRISPR-associated endonuclease Cas2 — protein MLSGYRLMWMVVMFDLPVIEKAERKAATQFRNGLLDLGFEMSQFSVYMRFCTSQAQVDTLCRAVERALPQGGKVNIFQFTDKQYERAITYHGRSKQPAQKAPDQFDLF, from the coding sequence ATGTTGTCTGGATACCGACTTATGTGGATGGTGGTCATGTTCGATTTGCCTGTGATTGAGAAAGCCGAACGCAAGGCCGCCACGCAGTTTCGCAATGGCCTCTTGGACTTGGGCTTTGAAATGAGCCAGTTCAGCGTGTACATGCGCTTTTGCACCAGCCAGGCGCAGGTAGACACTTTGTGCAGAGCCGTTGAGCGCGCCTTGCCACAGGGCGGCAAAGTGAATATCTTCCAATTCACCGACAAGCAGTACGAACGCGCCATCACTTACCACGGACGCAGCAAACAACCGGCGCAAAAAGCACCGGACCAATTCGACCTCTTCTAG